The Fibrobacter sp. UWB16 sequence AAGCGAGGTAAAGAGACCCAGGCAATGAAATTCTGGTCAAAACGTGGTCAATGTATTCTGCTGTCTGCTTACCCGGACGGACTCCCGGAATAAACCCACCACTTCTCTTGAGGTTTTCGGCAATGTCGTTCGGGTTGTACTGGATTGCCGTGTAGAAGTAGGTGAAGAATATAATGAGGAGGGCATCTACTACGCTGTAGGAGACGTGTCCCGGAATAAATGCAGAAGCAAAAGCCTGCATCGCAGATACGTTCGGGAACCAAGATGCAACCATGGCCGGAATGAACATGATGCAAGATGCAAAGATCACAGGAATCACGTTAGCGGTGTTCACCTTGAAAGGCAAATAGCTAGCCTGACCACCCAAGACCTTGTTTCCGACAGTCCTGCGAGGACTTTGGAGTGGAATGCGACGGGTCGCCTGCTCGACGAAAACGATAAATCCGACAATGACAACTACCAGCGCCAAGATAAAGACCTCGATCGCAAGCGGCTGGATGCCTTCATTAAACATTTCGAATTCGGCCAAGATGGCCCGCGGAAGGCCACCGACGATACCGGCGAAAATGATAAGAGAAATACCGTTACCCACACCGTGCGAGGTAATCTGCTCGCCAAGGTACATCAAGAAGATCGTACCTACGGTGAAGGTTAACGTCGCAAGGAGACGAAAGCCGATGTTACCGAGTCCGGACGAGAAGTTCTCGGAAAGGACCGAGATGCCCGTACCGGCGGCCGTCGTCACCTTGAGGTTAGAAAGCCACATAGAAATGCCCCATCCCTGCAAGGCGGAAAGG is a genomic window containing:
- the secY gene encoding preprotein translocase subunit SecY yields the protein MEALKKAIDAFVNAFKIADLRKKILFTLGLLIVYRIGAHISIPGVNAAVLAEYFKNSNNLFGLYDSFTGGAFAKATVFALGIMPYISASIILQLMGSVIPAIQMLQKEGQEGRAKLNQYTRYFTVVLSALQGWGISMWLSNLKVTTAAGTGISVLSENFSSGLGNIGFRLLATLTFTVGTIFLMYLGEQITSHGVGNGISLIIFAGIVGGLPRAILAEFEMFNEGIQPLAIEVFILALVVVIVGFIVFVEQATRRIPLQSPRRTVGNKVLGGQASYLPFKVNTANVIPVIFASCIMFIPAMVASWFPNVSAMQAFASAFIPGHVSYSVVDALLIIFFTYFYTAIQYNPNDIAENLKRSGGFIPGVRPGKQTAEYIDHVLTRISLPGSLYLALISVVPLHMKDALNMSFYIGGTSVLIVVGVALDTLRQLEAQLHTKNYEGFLKRGRIRGRMAS